From a single Micromonospora pallida genomic region:
- a CDS encoding ABC transporter substrate-binding protein translates to MIWRAKLPSLAGVVALAVALAGCGNSAAGGPDGSGPTPNAPAVTAPSTYTTVPAEGRTSYPLEVDNCGVKLRFEKAPQRVLILNGTSVAEAQYFVLLGLQDRVLANAQSYGVLDDPGMPAAVQGLPKGGLKMNTNFDVPREQVLALKPDLVVSAWSGGFDARSGFATREELSRAGIASWVPPFHCAYGKADATEAEKRAFTAQSITSGFETLTALGEIFDVPQHAATVVDGLRKRVTAVRTSMAGQPRKNMIVAFPGMSMMTAQGVPAVLSTGVADDVVAAAGGVSPFAGRGTAAMAALSREELADTPVDILVLGLFTRDERPEEEAEKLFKAFPQWSASKTRSFVAIGDGAYPGPSNVYAVEKIAKAVRG, encoded by the coding sequence TGGCCGGCTGTGGCAACAGCGCGGCCGGCGGGCCTGACGGCTCGGGTCCCACGCCGAACGCGCCGGCGGTGACCGCGCCCTCCACGTACACGACGGTGCCTGCGGAAGGGCGGACCAGCTACCCGCTCGAGGTCGACAACTGCGGCGTGAAGCTCCGCTTCGAGAAAGCCCCGCAACGGGTGCTCATCCTCAACGGCACGTCGGTGGCCGAGGCGCAGTACTTTGTCCTGCTCGGGCTCCAGGACCGGGTGTTGGCCAACGCCCAGTCGTACGGGGTGCTCGACGACCCCGGCATGCCCGCGGCGGTGCAGGGCCTGCCCAAGGGCGGGCTGAAGATGAACACGAACTTCGACGTGCCCCGGGAACAGGTTCTCGCGCTCAAGCCGGACCTGGTCGTGTCCGCCTGGTCCGGTGGCTTCGACGCCAGATCCGGCTTCGCCACCCGGGAGGAGCTCAGTCGGGCCGGCATCGCCTCCTGGGTTCCCCCGTTCCACTGCGCCTACGGCAAGGCCGACGCCACCGAGGCCGAGAAGCGCGCGTTCACCGCGCAGTCGATCACCTCGGGGTTCGAGACGCTCACTGCCCTCGGGGAGATCTTCGACGTCCCGCAGCACGCCGCCACGGTGGTCGACGGACTGCGCAAGCGGGTGACGGCGGTCCGGACGAGCATGGCGGGTCAACCCCGGAAGAACATGATCGTCGCGTTTCCCGGCATGTCGATGATGACGGCACAGGGAGTGCCGGCCGTGCTCTCCACCGGGGTGGCCGACGACGTCGTCGCCGCCGCCGGGGGCGTCAGCCCCTTCGCCGGGCGGGGCACCGCCGCGATGGCCGCGCTCAGCCGTGAGGAGTTGGCCGACACCCCGGTGGACATCCTGGTCCTGGGCCTGTTCACCCGGGACGAACGCCCCGAAGAGGAAGCGGAGAAGCTGTTCAAGGCGTTCCCGCAGTGGTCCGCGTCGAAGACGAGGTCCTTCGTCGCCATCGGCGACGGGGCGTACCCGGGGCCGTCGAACGTGTACGCGGTGGAGAAGATCGCCAAGGCGGTGCGCGGTTGA